The Equus quagga isolate Etosha38 chromosome 12, UCLA_HA_Equagga_1.0, whole genome shotgun sequence genome includes a region encoding these proteins:
- the TP53RK gene encoding EKC/KEOPS complex subunit TP53RK, with product MAAPSAAAAEKNEEPAPEAEALAAARERSRRFLSGLELVKQGAEARVFRGHFQGRAAVVKHRFPKGYRHPALEARLGRRRTVQEARALLRCRRAGICAPVVFFVDYASNCLYMEDIEGSVTVRDYIQSTMETEKSPESLFSLAKTVGQVLARMHDEDLIHGDLTTSNMLLKPPVDQLRVVLIDFGLSFISALPEDKGVDLYVLEKAFLSTHPHTEAVFEAFLQSYCAASRKARPVLKKLDEVRLRGRKRSMVG from the exons ATGGCGGCGCCCAGTGCTGCTGCGGCTGAGAAGAACGAGGAGCCGGCGCCGGAGGCCGAGGCGCTGGCCGCCGCCCGGGAGCGAAGCCGCCGCTTCCTGAGCGGCCTGGAGCTGGTGAAGCAGGGCGCCGAGGCGCGCGTGTTCCGCGGCCACTTCCAGGGCCGCGCGGCCGTGGTGAAGCACCGCTTCCCCAAGGGCTACCGGCACCCGGCGCTCGAGGCGCGGCTTGGCCGGCGGCGGACGGTGCAGGAGGCGCGGGCGCTGCTGCGCTGCCGCCGCGCAG GGATATGTGCCCCGGTTGTCTTTTTTGTGGACTATGCTTCCAACTGCTTATACATGGAAGACATTGAAGGCTCAGTGACTGTTCGAGATTATATTCAGTCCACTATGGAGACGGAAAAGTCTCCCGAGAGTCTCTTCAGTTTAGCCAAGACAGTCGGGCAGGTTCTGGCTCGAATGCACGACGAGGACCTCATTCACGGTGATCTCACCACCTCGAACATGCTCCTGAAACCCCCTGTGGACCAGCTGCGCGTCGTGCTCATAGACTTCGGGCTGAGCTTCATCTCGGCACTGCCGGAAGATAAGGGGGTCGACCTCTACGTGCTGGAGAAGGCCTTCCTGAGCACCCATCCCCACACCGAGGCTGTGTTCGAAGCCTTTCTGCAGAGCTACTGCGCCGCCTCCAGAAAGGCCAGGCCGGTGCTGAAGAAGCTGGACGAAGTGCGCCTGAGAGGAAGAAAGCGGTCCATGGTTGGGTAG